In Desulfosediminicola ganghwensis, a single window of DNA contains:
- a CDS encoding 1,4-dihydroxy-2-naphthoate polyprenyltransferase → MNGSESKLYLWYLAMRPKTLPAAAAPVAVGSAAAIADGVFAFLPAFAAFFGALLLQIAVNLANDYFDAKNEIDGEKRLGPVRVTQSGLIPPRQVKGAMVATLVASGLVFCYLTLVGGLVIFLVAVASVLAALAYSGGPYPLASHGLGELFVFIFFGLVAVCGTYWVQALSLSWLVVVASIAPGLLISAIMVVNNLRDIPTDEEAGKRTLAVRLGRMKTITLYRAMVLVPYFMMVPLAFAGVGFSVLFTFFTLPMAIMLCDEVRGISGSDLNYTLARTAKLSLFFSLLFAAGLIV, encoded by the coding sequence ATGAACGGTTCAGAATCTAAATTATACCTATGGTACCTGGCGATGCGGCCCAAAACTCTGCCAGCGGCGGCGGCTCCTGTTGCCGTAGGCAGTGCCGCGGCCATAGCCGATGGCGTTTTTGCTTTTCTACCTGCTTTTGCGGCGTTTTTCGGGGCACTGCTGTTGCAGATAGCGGTTAATCTGGCCAATGACTATTTCGATGCCAAAAATGAGATCGACGGTGAGAAACGGCTGGGGCCGGTGCGTGTCACCCAGAGCGGGTTGATCCCACCCCGTCAGGTGAAGGGGGCAATGGTGGCGACTCTGGTTGCCAGCGGTCTGGTTTTCTGCTATCTCACCCTGGTTGGCGGGCTGGTAATATTTCTGGTGGCTGTGGCTTCAGTGCTGGCGGCCCTGGCATATAGCGGGGGCCCCTATCCGCTGGCATCCCATGGACTCGGGGAGTTGTTTGTCTTTATTTTCTTCGGGCTGGTGGCAGTTTGCGGAACCTATTGGGTTCAGGCGCTGAGCCTGTCCTGGCTGGTTGTGGTGGCATCTATCGCGCCGGGCCTGTTGATTTCAGCTATCATGGTGGTCAATAACCTCCGCGATATACCGACCGATGAAGAGGCTGGCAAGAGGACTCTGGCTGTTCGGCTTGGTAGAATGAAAACTATTACCCTCTATCGTGCTATGGTGCTGGTTCCGTATTTTATGATGGTACCGCTCGCCTTTGCCGGCGTTGGATTTTCTGTGCTGTTTACCTTCTTCACCCTGCCCATGGCAATTATGCTCTGTGATGAAGTCCGGGGTATCAGCGGCAGCGACCTCAACTATACCCTCGCCAGGACGGCTAAGCTTTCTCTCTTCTTCTCCCTCCTCTTTGCCGCTGGCTTAATCGTATAA
- a CDS encoding ABC transporter ATP-binding protein yields the protein MIEIEGLGFSYGDGKQIFADFGLVIGSGEAWTIIGPSGCGKTTLLSIIAGMLKPDKGVIRMDGEELLRARPRTGLVLQDHGLLPWATVRENTELGLKIRKFYGPDGVHSPVDMETDEKKLAERIEYWLSWLGISELQQKYPAELSRGQRQRAAIARTLVLEPDLLLMDEPFSALDAPIREELQKVMNSFHLESGLTSITVTHDIEEAVVLGEKILVLGNDTNREPVVIENNLTGRIDKRNDSEFLERCQQLRMTIGSKTVTQNSAVQQ from the coding sequence ATGATTGAAATAGAAGGATTAGGCTTTTCCTATGGAGATGGCAAACAGATCTTTGCCGACTTCGGTCTGGTGATTGGCAGCGGGGAAGCCTGGACGATTATCGGACCATCCGGTTGTGGTAAAACCACGCTGCTTTCCATAATAGCCGGGATGCTGAAGCCGGATAAGGGTGTTATTCGCATGGATGGCGAGGAACTGCTCCGGGCCAGGCCCAGAACCGGGCTGGTGTTGCAGGATCATGGCCTTCTACCCTGGGCCACGGTGAGAGAAAACACCGAACTTGGACTGAAAATCCGTAAATTTTACGGGCCAGACGGTGTTCACAGCCCGGTTGATATGGAGACCGATGAGAAAAAGCTTGCAGAGCGGATTGAGTATTGGCTGAGCTGGCTAGGCATCAGTGAGTTGCAGCAGAAATATCCTGCCGAACTCTCCCGTGGGCAGCGGCAAAGGGCGGCCATTGCCAGGACATTGGTGCTTGAGCCGGATCTGTTGCTGATGGATGAGCCGTTTTCCGCCCTGGATGCACCGATTCGGGAAGAGCTGCAGAAGGTTATGAACTCGTTCCACCTGGAGTCAGGTCTTACCTCCATTACCGTTACCCACGATATTGAGGAGGCGGTGGTGCTCGGGGAGAAGATCCTGGTTCTCGGTAACGATACCAATCGCGAACCGGTGGTGATAGAAAATAACCTCACCGGCAGGATCGACAAACGAAATGATTCTGAATTTCTTGAGCGTTGCCAGCAATTGCGAATGACCATCGGCTCGAAGACAGTCACCCAAAATTCAGCAGTACAGCAGTAA
- a CDS encoding ABC transporter permease produces the protein MKKPVTLGSTLIGLAMFFMLWQIGAMLLNRPILPSPLVVVPLFCQTIFGELGLHLLASSARVLAAIFIATALAAPTGLLLGQMPQVDRVVAPLIAIIYPIPKIIFLPVIYVVMGISDFSKITLIAIIIFFQILVVVRDEASCLRKELILSVRSLGAGRMALFRYVYLPATLPAVLTALRVSVGTAIAVLFIAEQSLTQYGLGYYIVVETYQVLMYPEMYTGILAMGLLGVALYFLIYSIELRVSKHLYLR, from the coding sequence ATGAAAAAACCAGTAACCCTTGGTTCTACATTGATCGGTCTCGCCATGTTCTTCATGCTCTGGCAGATAGGGGCGATGCTTCTTAACAGACCTATTCTCCCTTCTCCCCTGGTGGTGGTACCGCTCTTTTGCCAGACCATCTTCGGTGAACTTGGCCTGCATCTTCTGGCGAGTAGCGCGAGGGTCCTGGCCGCCATCTTTATTGCCACGGCACTCGCTGCGCCGACGGGGTTGCTGCTTGGGCAGATGCCGCAGGTGGACAGGGTGGTGGCGCCGCTTATCGCGATAATCTACCCCATACCAAAGATCATCTTTCTGCCTGTTATCTATGTGGTAATGGGCATAAGCGATTTTTCCAAGATAACACTTATTGCCATTATCATTTTCTTCCAGATTCTGGTGGTGGTGCGTGACGAGGCCTCCTGTCTGAGAAAAGAACTGATCCTTTCCGTACGTTCACTGGGGGCAGGGCGAATGGCATTATTTCGATATGTTTATCTGCCGGCAACGCTTCCAGCGGTATTGACTGCTCTCCGGGTTTCTGTGGGCACTGCAATCGCTGTACTTTTTATCGCGGAACAGTCCCTGACCCAGTATGGTCTTGGCTACTATATCGTGGTCGAAACCTACCAGGTGCTGATGTATCCGGAGATGTATACCGGTATCCTCGCCATGGGATTGCTCGGGGTGGCGCTCTATTTTCTCATCTACTCTATCGAGTTGCGGGTAAGTAAACATCTCTACCTCAGGTAG